The following are encoded together in the Thermococcus sibiricus MM 739 genome:
- a CDS encoding DUF402 domain-containing protein has product MVRKIHLIYRRIPNRILEREDELIADLGDIIVAKSKFEGMITPLFVNGAKVIDNGYKMIYFAFIGEKYDILKVYDREGNFKGIYIDVLAYTKREGDNLEMLDLFLDIFIFPNGEAFLLDEEELEMALNYGLIDKETFDFAYSKAEEIIKKFREGTFPPDVVWEYSLSPS; this is encoded by the coding sequence ATGGTTAGAAAAATTCACCTCATTTACAGGCGCATTCCAAATAGGATTCTTGAGAGAGAAGATGAACTCATAGCAGATCTAGGTGATATAATTGTGGCAAAATCAAAATTTGAGGGGATGATTACTCCACTTTTTGTTAACGGGGCCAAAGTCATTGATAATGGTTACAAAATGATCTATTTTGCCTTTATTGGAGAGAAGTATGATATACTAAAAGTTTATGACAGAGAAGGTAACTTTAAGGGTATTTACATTGACGTTCTAGCGTATACTAAAAGAGAAGGCGATAATCTGGAGATGCTGGATCTGTTTTTGGATATTTTTATTTTCCCAAATGGAGAAGCATTCCTTCTTGATGAAGAAGAACTGGAAATGGCCCTTAACTATGGATTGATTGATAAGGAAACATTTGACTTTGCCTATTCAAAAGCGGAAGAAATCATTAAAAAATTTAGAGAGGGTACATTCCCTCCGGATGTAGTTTGGGAGTACTCACTTTCTCCTTCATAG
- a CDS encoding OPT family oligopeptide transporter: MERYAGQSVTKGEESYREVTPAAVVLGVLWGAFMAASFTYAGMIMGFTSGGSAIAAIVGWGILRGILKKGTVVENNIVQTVASAVNISVSGVIFTIPALYIMGLHQEINTMYFFLATAAGAILGITFIIPLRKQMIEIDRLRFPTGTAVATILKTPGSGIEKARLLFFGMIISAVIYLIQQFPIFGLPHVIPETVDLGAMLHLPAWINLTVALSLMVFGMGLITGRNGLIVLAGGVLSYYIITPVVKALGWIPADVQGGAVSGYVYSTMTRPLGIGMLLGGSIAGLILSLPVIAVAMKSLAQASKVKDKNGNNEELPIYYLVGGAILAFVLLLVTAYKLGDLGLGRSLLTALIGVAWIFIASLLVAMSTGMTDWSPVSGLSLVSVMILLYLTHKNIPLTILMGATVGVAISGAADMMQDLKTGHMVGAIPSRQQKVELLTGWLGPIIALTVVGLIWNAYGIGNDKVPAPQAMALKSMVEAVLGGSVPVDKFIAGGLLGFLLSLSGVPGLGVLIGLSMYLPMLYIIPYGLGCVVNEITKRKKGYEFIVEKVLPFAAGLMVGEAAMTLLFAVLTVAGVLHP, from the coding sequence ATGGAGAGATATGCTGGACAGAGTGTTACAAAAGGAGAGGAAAGTTATAGAGAAGTAACACCTGCTGCAGTAGTTTTGGGTGTTCTTTGGGGTGCTTTCATGGCTGCAAGTTTTACTTACGCCGGGATGATAATGGGATTCACATCTGGAGGTTCTGCCATTGCAGCAATTGTTGGTTGGGGAATTCTTAGAGGTATCCTAAAGAAAGGTACAGTAGTAGAAAACAACATTGTCCAAACTGTCGCTTCAGCTGTTAACATTTCAGTATCTGGTGTTATCTTTACAATTCCTGCACTCTACATAATGGGACTCCACCAGGAGATAAATACAATGTACTTCTTCCTAGCGACAGCAGCTGGTGCAATTTTAGGTATAACCTTCATAATTCCCCTTAGAAAGCAAATGATTGAAATAGATAGACTTAGATTCCCTACTGGAACTGCAGTTGCTACTATCCTTAAGACTCCAGGAAGTGGGATAGAAAAGGCAAGACTTCTTTTCTTTGGGATGATAATCAGTGCTGTGATTTATCTTATTCAGCAATTCCCAATCTTTGGATTACCACATGTAATTCCCGAGACCGTCGATTTAGGAGCAATGCTCCACCTTCCAGCCTGGATCAACCTCACGGTAGCCTTATCACTCATGGTATTTGGTATGGGTTTAATCACCGGAAGAAATGGTTTAATAGTTCTCGCTGGAGGGGTACTTTCCTACTACATTATAACCCCAGTGGTTAAGGCCCTTGGATGGATCCCAGCTGATGTTCAGGGAGGCGCAGTAAGCGGTTACGTTTATAGTACAATGACAAGGCCTCTGGGCATAGGGATGCTCCTTGGAGGCTCAATAGCAGGATTGATACTTTCACTCCCAGTTATTGCAGTTGCCATGAAAAGCCTTGCACAGGCAAGCAAAGTAAAAGACAAAAATGGAAACAATGAAGAGCTTCCAATTTACTATTTGGTTGGCGGGGCAATTTTAGCATTTGTTTTACTCTTAGTAACCGCGTACAAACTCGGGGATCTTGGACTTGGTAGGAGCCTCCTCACAGCTCTTATAGGAGTTGCATGGATCTTTATAGCCTCACTCCTCGTAGCAATGTCCACTGGAATGACTGACTGGAGTCCAGTGTCCGGTCTCTCCTTGGTGTCTGTGATGATCCTTCTCTACTTAACTCACAAGAACATCCCACTAACAATATTGATGGGAGCAACAGTTGGTGTAGCCATTTCAGGAGCTGCAGACATGATGCAAGATCTTAAAACGGGCCATATGGTTGGAGCAATTCCTTCAAGACAACAAAAGGTTGAACTTTTAACAGGGTGGCTTGGTCCAATAATCGCCTTGACTGTAGTAGGCCTTATTTGGAACGCTTATGGAATCGGAAACGACAAAGTTCCAGCTCCTCAAGCAATGGCCCTCAAGTCAATGGTAGAGGCAGTCCTTGGTGGAAGTGTACCAGTAGACAAGTTCATAGCAGGAGGTCTTCTTGGATTCTTGCTTTCTCTTAGTGGAGTTCCAGGGCTTGGCGTCCTCATAGGCCTTTCAATGTATCTTCCAATGCTCTACATAATTCCCTATGGGCTTGGATGTGTAGTTAATGAAATCACAAAGAGAAAGAAAGGCTATGAATTCATTGTTGAGAAGGTCCTCCCATTTGCCGCTGGATTAATGGTCGGAGAAGCCGCAATGACATTACTCTTTGCAGTACTCACTGTAGCTGGAGTACTCCATCCATGA
- a CDS encoding endonuclease/exonuclease/phosphatase family protein, producing MKLSEQENMILGIGAGVLLASSMRIFVSGAYASLEKTFFYGATFPSALGIILFLIASFIVGKMQRKTGAIIVTAYAITSLTTDATEYIHLIAAFALPVALSLVKEVKVKYIILGLVMDLALRVLAVGGEPIDFIHTRILLVICILGASYVLWKEKGQLKSPGFGIYAFAALLNLGFIYPNAIMRYSGFETYYLLHFVGYSFVVTLAILISPYLAGNKFTPLLLIASVFTLFVPPFGIVGIPIALTSALALLKSVKKGRFGVIGALYFVIVSVLAIGAYVGRDIGIPFMEDHLEVLIFFSTVIYTLSSRPLVVERPNMREMGVPIAGMIIASLVVVSAFHVRPVDVETKDEIIVWSYNIHQGFAPYKGAFNGNELVKLLKTYSPDVMASQEVVGGMIGNGYQDVPVLLSAYFGYYYEYSPAVEGTYGVATFSRWPLEPIEERNLKSLGQARPAQKVKVLSNGFVLINVHMGLYPEERALQAEELLEMALKDPVAEIILGDTNAELHEKAIEILLMEYYDAFPERPPYTFNWGNVDIENIDYIMIKRGSALKVKDYGWLLDVEVSDHRPIYILMSEE from the coding sequence ATGAAATTATCAGAACAAGAAAACATGATCTTAGGAATTGGAGCTGGTGTTTTACTGGCCTCTTCTATGAGAATTTTTGTTTCAGGGGCATATGCAAGTCTTGAAAAAACCTTTTTCTATGGAGCCACGTTCCCATCAGCCCTTGGAATAATCTTATTTTTGATTGCTTCTTTCATTGTTGGTAAGATGCAGCGAAAGACAGGTGCAATTATAGTAACTGCTTATGCAATAACTTCTTTAACAACTGATGCCACGGAGTATATTCACTTAATAGCAGCCTTTGCATTGCCAGTAGCTCTATCTCTCGTAAAAGAGGTTAAAGTAAAGTACATTATTCTCGGGCTTGTGATGGACTTAGCACTCAGGGTGCTTGCAGTTGGGGGAGAACCAATTGATTTTATTCATACAAGGATTTTGCTTGTGATTTGTATTTTAGGCGCTTCATATGTGTTATGGAAAGAGAAAGGCCAATTAAAAAGCCCCGGATTTGGTATTTATGCCTTTGCTGCCTTACTAAACTTGGGTTTTATCTACCCAAACGCAATAATGCGCTATTCAGGATTTGAAACATACTATTTGCTTCATTTTGTGGGATACTCATTTGTAGTGACCCTGGCCATTCTTATTTCACCATATCTAGCAGGCAACAAATTTACCCCTCTATTATTGATTGCTAGCGTGTTTACTCTCTTTGTTCCACCATTTGGCATTGTAGGAATTCCCATCGCACTCACTTCAGCTCTTGCATTGCTCAAAAGTGTGAAAAAAGGCCGTTTTGGAGTTATTGGTGCACTATATTTTGTAATTGTCTCAGTACTTGCCATTGGAGCTTATGTGGGGAGAGACATAGGAATCCCCTTTATGGAAGACCATCTAGAAGTTTTAATATTCTTCAGTACAGTGATCTATACTCTATCTTCTAGGCCTTTGGTTGTTGAGCGGCCCAACATGAGAGAGATGGGAGTTCCAATAGCTGGCATGATAATTGCCTCTCTCGTCGTAGTTTCCGCTTTTCATGTCCGTCCAGTAGACGTAGAAACCAAAGATGAAATTATAGTATGGAGTTATAACATTCATCAAGGTTTTGCCCCATATAAAGGGGCCTTCAATGGAAACGAGCTGGTAAAACTTCTAAAAACCTACAGTCCAGATGTTATGGCAAGTCAGGAAGTAGTTGGTGGTATGATAGGGAATGGTTACCAAGATGTTCCCGTTCTTTTGTCAGCATATTTTGGGTATTATTATGAATATAGCCCTGCTGTTGAAGGTACTTATGGAGTCGCAACATTTTCCAGGTGGCCACTAGAGCCCATAGAAGAAAGGAACCTTAAAAGCCTTGGGCAGGCAAGACCAGCTCAAAAAGTCAAGGTGTTGAGTAATGGATTCGTTCTTATAAATGTTCACATGGGCCTTTATCCAGAAGAAAGGGCATTACAGGCAGAAGAACTTTTAGAAATGGCACTAAAAGATCCAGTAGCTGAAATAATCCTAGGTGATACAAATGCGGAACTGCACGAAAAAGCGATAGAGATACTTCTTATGGAGTATTATGATGCATTCCCAGAAAGACCTCCATACACTTTCAACTGGGGCAATGTGGATATAGAAAACATTGACTACATTATGATAAAGAGAGGAAGTGCTTTAAAGGTTAAGGATTATGGATGGCTCTTAGATGTGGAAGTCTCAGATCACCGGCCAATTTACATTTTGATGTCAGAAGAATAA
- a CDS encoding cell division protein, with protein sequence MKKLIGNIMLTTGLIGGAIASARNPPLWVVVGGALGVMALGILFRRQGEREELHKTAAHGKGGKEELKKSLEDALKEIEKVMEEKERDIEKAREKLGKVLEALENFAEKAQPLRIEGIRVYGEVMTSFSKAERHLNRAWSAYADGYIREGNAYLESGYAQLRETSKIL encoded by the coding sequence ATGAAAAAGCTCATTGGAAATATCATGCTCACAACCGGTTTGATTGGGGGAGCTATAGCTTCAGCTAGAAACCCTCCACTTTGGGTAGTGGTTGGTGGCGCTCTTGGTGTCATGGCTCTCGGAATACTCTTCAGGAGACAGGGAGAAAGAGAAGAATTACACAAAACAGCAGCCCATGGGAAGGGCGGAAAAGAAGAACTCAAGAAAAGCCTAGAAGATGCCCTTAAAGAAATCGAAAAAGTGATGGAAGAAAAAGAGAGAGACATTGAAAAGGCTAGAGAAAAACTAGGAAAAGTGCTTGAAGCATTAGAGAATTTTGCAGAAAAGGCCCAACCCCTTAGAATCGAAGGAATTAGAGTGTATGGAGAAGTAATGACAAGCTTCAGCAAAGCAGAAAGGCATTTAAATAGAGCTTGGAGCGCATATGCAGATGGATATATAAGGGAAGGGAATGCTTACCTCGAATCAGGATACGCCCAACTAAGGGAGACTTCAAAAATCCTATAA
- a CDS encoding ParA family protein gives MSVISIANQKGGVGKSTTAINLSAALALKGKNVLLVDMDPQGATTIGLGLREATPTIYNVIIDEAEIEEVVVKTPIDGLHLVPSNIALSGAEIELSSQIGREYILRNKLSKLKRNYDYIIIDTPPSLGVLTMNSLVASDEVIIPIQAEYYALEGIALLLKAIRLVRDRLGIPLEIKGFLITMFDKRTNLSKEVREEVKRTFGEKVFKTMIPRNVRLAEAPSYGRPIFLYAPDSRGAKAYMKLAEEVDGK, from the coding sequence ATGTCCGTAATAAGTATTGCAAATCAAAAAGGTGGAGTAGGAAAGAGCACTACCGCAATAAACTTATCAGCAGCATTGGCGCTAAAAGGGAAAAACGTCCTTCTTGTAGACATGGACCCGCAAGGGGCCACCACAATCGGCCTTGGTCTCAGAGAAGCAACACCAACCATTTACAATGTGATAATAGATGAAGCAGAGATAGAAGAAGTGGTCGTAAAGACCCCCATAGATGGCCTTCATTTAGTTCCGAGTAACATAGCATTAAGCGGTGCTGAAATCGAGCTGAGTAGTCAAATAGGAAGAGAATACATACTTAGAAATAAGCTTTCAAAGCTTAAAAGGAATTACGATTACATTATTATTGACACACCTCCTTCTCTTGGAGTGCTTACTATGAACTCATTAGTAGCAAGTGATGAAGTGATTATCCCAATACAAGCAGAATACTATGCTCTTGAAGGAATTGCCCTGCTTTTAAAAGCAATAAGGTTGGTGAGGGATAGACTTGGCATCCCACTTGAAATTAAAGGGTTTTTAATCACAATGTTCGACAAAAGAACCAATCTTTCCAAGGAGGTTAGAGAGGAAGTAAAGAGAACATTTGGAGAAAAGGTCTTCAAGACAATGATACCGAGAAACGTTAGGCTTGCAGAGGCTCCCTCCTATGGAAGACCAATATTCCTTTATGCTCCTGATAGTAGAGGCGCTAAAGCATATATGAAGCTGGCCGAGGAGGTCGATGGAAAATGA
- a CDS encoding DUF167 domain-containing protein codes for MIKESKEGVILQIYVQPKANTNEIEGVDEWRGRLKVKIKAPPVEGKANKEVVKFFSKLLGAEASLIKGETSREKDLLIRGISIEEVKKKLKIYR; via the coding sequence ATGATAAAAGAGAGCAAAGAAGGTGTAATACTTCAAATTTATGTGCAACCGAAGGCAAATACGAACGAAATTGAAGGCGTTGATGAGTGGCGTGGCAGACTTAAAGTCAAAATCAAAGCCCCACCTGTTGAAGGAAAAGCGAATAAAGAAGTTGTGAAGTTTTTCTCCAAGCTCCTTGGAGCTGAGGCAAGCCTCATCAAAGGAGAAACCTCACGAGAAAAAGACCTTTTGATAAGGGGGATCAGCATAGAGGAAGTTAAAAAGAAACTCAAAATTTATCGATAA
- a CDS encoding phosphorylating glyceraldehyde-3-phosphate dehydrogenase codes for MKVKVGINGYGTIGKRVGYAVSKQADMELVGVAKTKPDFEAYRAKELGIPVYAASPDFVPRFEKVGFEIVGTLEDLLEKVDVIVDATPGGMGEKNKALYEKAGVKAIFQGGEKASVAEVSFVAQANYEKALGKDYVRVVSCNTTGLTRTLNAIKDYIDYVYAVMIRRAADPNDIKRGPVNAIKPSVEVPSHHGPDVQTVIPINIETMAFIVPTTLMHVHSVMVELKKPLTREDVIKIFENTTRVLLFEKERGFDSTAQLIEFARDLHREWNNLYEIGVWKESISVKGNRLFYIQAVHQESDVVPENIDAIRAMFELADKWESIKKTNKSLGILK; via the coding sequence ATGAAAGTTAAGGTGGGAATTAACGGTTACGGTACTATAGGAAAAAGAGTGGGTTATGCAGTATCAAAACAGGCTGATATGGAATTAGTGGGTGTTGCAAAAACAAAACCAGATTTTGAGGCTTACCGAGCTAAAGAGCTTGGGATACCCGTTTATGCCGCATCGCCTGATTTTGTTCCAAGATTTGAGAAAGTTGGGTTCGAGATTGTTGGAACCCTTGAAGATCTCCTCGAGAAAGTGGATGTAATTGTGGATGCTACTCCCGGAGGGATGGGCGAGAAAAACAAGGCCCTCTACGAGAAAGCAGGAGTTAAGGCAATATTCCAAGGCGGAGAAAAGGCAAGTGTTGCTGAGGTTTCATTTGTTGCTCAGGCAAACTATGAGAAAGCTTTGGGCAAAGACTATGTTAGAGTAGTTTCTTGCAACACTACAGGTTTAACAAGAACTTTGAATGCAATAAAGGACTACATTGACTACGTATATGCTGTGATGATTAGAAGGGCCGCAGATCCCAACGACATCAAAAGAGGTCCCGTTAATGCCATAAAACCCAGTGTTGAAGTTCCTTCCCATCATGGACCAGATGTACAGACCGTAATTCCAATAAACATTGAAACAATGGCCTTTATCGTACCAACAACCCTCATGCACGTCCACAGTGTAATGGTGGAGCTCAAAAAGCCCCTTACAAGGGAAGATGTTATTAAGATTTTTGAAAACACTACAAGAGTTCTGCTATTTGAGAAGGAAAGGGGCTTTGACAGTACAGCCCAGTTGATAGAATTCGCCCGTGATTTGCACAGGGAGTGGAACAACCTCTATGAGATAGGAGTGTGGAAGGAAAGCATTAGCGTAAAGGGTAACAGGCTATTCTACATCCAAGCGGTTCATCAGGAGAGTGATGTGGTTCCAGAAAATATTGATGCAATAAGAGCTATGTTTGAATTAGCGGACAAGTGGGAGAGTATCAAGAAGACTAACAAAAGTCTCGGTATTTTGAAGTAG
- a CDS encoding PhzF family phenazine biosynthesis protein has product MDVVKCRVFKLDAFTNQAFKGNPAAVVLDCPELDAEIMLAIAGELNLSETAFVWPEKKGFRVRFFTPGDEIPLCGHATVATFYLLWRLGMAKEGMNKMISKVGELDILIKDKKVWLKQLPPKIIGELNIEELKSILGVKELVGPALAMTTGTPEGIVGIRTFNELMNIKPNMETLAEFSKENGIIGVYVYTLDSKFDAAGRFFAPAVGVPEDPVTGTASGILAGYLRLTDKLTKDSYIFEQGHALKREGKAYVKFEGNYPWVGGEARIILEGQLEF; this is encoded by the coding sequence GTGGATGTTGTGAAATGTAGGGTATTTAAATTAGATGCTTTTACTAACCAAGCATTTAAAGGAAATCCTGCAGCAGTTGTTCTTGATTGCCCTGAACTGGATGCAGAAATTATGTTGGCAATTGCTGGTGAGCTTAATCTTTCAGAGACTGCTTTTGTCTGGCCTGAGAAAAAGGGATTCCGAGTGCGATTCTTCACACCCGGGGACGAAATTCCTCTTTGTGGACATGCAACCGTTGCGACATTTTATTTACTCTGGCGTTTAGGCATGGCTAAAGAAGGCATGAACAAAATGATTTCTAAGGTCGGAGAGCTTGACATCCTTATCAAAGATAAGAAAGTATGGCTCAAGCAACTGCCACCAAAAATTATTGGTGAACTTAATATAGAAGAGCTAAAGAGTATTCTCGGTGTTAAAGAGCTTGTGGGCCCTGCCCTAGCTATGACGACAGGAACACCCGAAGGTATCGTTGGCATTCGGACGTTTAATGAGCTTATGAACATCAAACCAAACATGGAGACATTAGCCGAGTTTTCCAAAGAAAACGGAATAATTGGAGTTTACGTTTACACACTCGACTCGAAATTTGATGCAGCTGGAAGGTTTTTTGCTCCTGCAGTTGGTGTTCCTGAAGATCCCGTAACGGGAACGGCTAGTGGAATTCTCGCAGGTTACCTTAGGCTCACGGACAAGCTAACGAAAGATAGCTACATCTTTGAGCAGGGGCATGCTCTAAAGAGAGAGGGAAAAGCATACGTAAAGTTTGAAGGTAATTACCCTTGGGTCGGAGGAGAGGCCAGAATAATCCTTGAAGGACAGCTTGAATTCTAA